A DNA window from Thiopseudomonas alkaliphila contains the following coding sequences:
- the argH gene encoding argininosuccinate lyase, with protein sequence MSSEKTNQSWGGRFSEPVDAFVARFTASVDFDQRLYKHDIMGSLAHAKMLTKVGVLTAEECQAITDGLQAILQEIEAGEFEWRVDLEDVHMNIEARLTDRIGITGKKLHTGRSRNDQVATDIRLWLRDEIDAILAEITRLQEGLLGLAEAEADTIMPGFTHLQTAQPVTFGHHLMAWFEMLSRDYERLVDCRKRTNRMPLGSAALAGTTYPIDRTITCELLGFEAISGNSLDGVSDRDFAIEFCSAASLAMMHLSRFSEELVMWASAQFRFIDLPDRFCTGSSIMPQKKNPDVPELVRGKSGRVFGALMGLLTLMKGQPLAYNKDNQEDKEPLFDAADTLRDSLRAFADMVPAIKPKREFMREAAIRGFSTATDLADYLVGKGLPFRDCHEIVGLAVRYGVEQEKDLAEMSLDELRQFSDKITDDVFEVLTLEGSVNARNHIGGTAPAQVRQAVQRGRELLSQRN encoded by the coding sequence ATGAGCAGCGAAAAAACCAATCAATCGTGGGGTGGCCGCTTTAGTGAGCCCGTGGATGCCTTTGTAGCCCGCTTTACCGCATCGGTCGACTTTGATCAGCGCCTGTATAAGCACGACATTATGGGCTCTCTTGCCCACGCCAAAATGCTGACTAAGGTCGGCGTGCTCACGGCCGAGGAATGCCAAGCCATTACTGATGGGCTGCAGGCGATTTTGCAAGAAATTGAAGCCGGCGAATTTGAATGGCGGGTTGATTTAGAAGACGTGCACATGAACATTGAAGCACGCCTAACGGATCGGATTGGCATTACCGGTAAAAAACTACACACCGGACGCAGCCGTAATGACCAAGTGGCAACGGATATTCGCCTATGGTTACGTGATGAAATTGACGCGATTTTAGCTGAAATCACTCGCTTGCAAGAAGGCTTGCTGGGCTTAGCCGAAGCTGAAGCCGATACTATTATGCCAGGCTTTACCCACCTTCAAACCGCCCAGCCTGTCACTTTTGGCCACCATTTAATGGCGTGGTTTGAAATGCTCTCGCGAGATTATGAGCGTTTAGTTGATTGCCGCAAACGCACCAACCGCATGCCCTTAGGCAGCGCGGCCTTAGCCGGCACCACCTACCCGATTGATCGCACCATTACTTGCGAGCTGCTAGGTTTTGAGGCAATCTCGGGTAACTCATTGGATGGCGTATCTGATCGTGACTTTGCCATTGAGTTTTGCTCAGCAGCAAGCCTTGCGATGATGCACCTTTCACGCTTTTCAGAGGAATTGGTGATGTGGGCTTCAGCGCAGTTTCGCTTTATTGACCTACCCGATCGCTTCTGCACTGGTAGCTCAATTATGCCGCAAAAGAAAAACCCCGATGTACCTGAGTTAGTGCGCGGTAAATCAGGCCGTGTCTTTGGTGCACTAATGGGCTTACTCACCTTGATGAAAGGTCAACCATTGGCCTATAACAAAGACAACCAAGAAGACAAAGAACCACTCTTTGATGCAGCAGACACCCTGCGCGACAGCCTACGTGCCTTTGCCGATATGGTGCCTGCGATTAAGCCTAAACGTGAATTTATGCGCGAAGCGGCCATTCGTGGTTTCTCCACTGCAACGGATTTGGCCGACTACTTAGTGGGTAAAGGTTTGCCCTTCCGTGATTGCCATGAAATTGTTGGCTTAGCGGTGCGTTATGGGGTTGAGCAAGAAAAAGACTTAGCCGAAATGTCGTTAGATGAGTTGCGCCAATTTAGCGATAAAATTACCGATGACGTATTTGAAGTACTGACCTTAGAAGGCTCAGTGAATGCGCGTAACCACATTGGTGGTACAGCACCGGCACAAGTACGCCAAGCTGTCCAGCGCGGACGCGAGCTGTTGAGCCAACGCAACTAA